In Nocardioides palaemonis, a single genomic region encodes these proteins:
- a CDS encoding MadR family response regulator transcription factor has product MATLTPPDAPGTRADAVDIVLVDDHAIVRQGLRSILERERDLTVVAEASTAAEALAVVDRVRPHIVLLDLKLSASSDVEGLDLCAELAQRDPDLGILVLTTFLDEQLVIRTIRAGAKGYVVKDVDTTGLIRAIRDVARGGSAFDPRSAAAMVRGLHAPPVEESHQLTPREREVVQLLARGLSNGEIGAQLYISETTAKFHVGNILRKLGVSRRAEAVYEATKQGLL; this is encoded by the coding sequence ATGGCCACGCTGACCCCGCCCGACGCCCCCGGCACCCGCGCCGACGCCGTCGACATCGTGCTGGTCGACGACCACGCGATCGTGAGGCAGGGCCTGCGCTCGATCCTCGAGCGCGAGCGCGACCTCACCGTGGTGGCCGAGGCGTCCACGGCGGCCGAGGCGCTCGCGGTCGTCGACCGCGTACGCCCCCACATCGTGCTGCTGGACCTCAAGCTCTCCGCGTCGTCCGACGTCGAGGGCCTCGACCTGTGCGCCGAGCTCGCCCAGCGCGACCCCGACCTCGGGATCCTGGTCCTCACCACGTTCCTCGACGAGCAGCTGGTGATCCGCACGATCCGCGCCGGCGCCAAGGGCTACGTCGTGAAGGACGTCGACACCACGGGCCTGATCCGCGCGATCCGCGACGTCGCGCGGGGCGGGTCGGCCTTCGACCCGCGGTCGGCGGCCGCCATGGTGCGGGGGCTGCACGCGCCGCCGGTCGAGGAGAGCCACCAGCTCACGCCCCGCGAGCGCGAGGTCGTCCAGCTGCTGGCACGCGGGCTCTCCAACGGGGAGATCGGCGCCCAGCTCTACATCTCCGAGACCACGGCGAAGTTCCACGTCGGCAACATCCTGCGCAAGCTCGGCGTCAGCCGTCGCGCCGAGGCGGTCTACGAGGCGACCAAGCAGGGCCTGCTCTGA
- a CDS encoding VWA domain-containing protein → MEGAIHRFVRLLRLHGVRVSVSEAVDGLHAAAQPGVLDDPEVLRSALAVSLVKDRRDLAAFDRVFDRFFGLRPVVEEDDAEHSHAHDDLSDTGSLDEFTLSDEPGDTPAQGHSHGRPMDLHQFFRPEDMAQQYNLHQEANRLDMAQLTDEIVLSDEQASGAGEAARVQLSTRRLHNPGAPGDLATRAGLEVDAELTVAEEMALLAWLADELPDAPDDLDPDTAESLRALRERLAPLLEQLPERLREHLQRLMELEREVEEREVAAAQAETVDEQVRADLEESLRRLLRSLHGAPRPRRRTAARGQVDGARTMRHNMRFDGVPFRPVTVSRAEDRPRLLVLCDVSLSVRMTARFTLHLVHSLQSVATQVRTFAFVRDLVEITDLFAEHRIEEALSLVMSGLPAGGVLDVDADSDYGHALETFLEQHGSALTRRTTVIVLGDGRGNRHDPRLDVFEEITRRARSTIWLTPEPRYSWALGSCDLPAYAEFCDRVQVVRNLSGLERVSTTMATSGVEA, encoded by the coding sequence GTGGAGGGAGCGATCCACCGGTTCGTCCGGCTGCTGCGGCTGCACGGGGTGCGCGTCAGCGTCTCCGAGGCCGTCGACGGCCTGCACGCGGCCGCGCAGCCGGGTGTGCTCGACGACCCGGAGGTGCTGCGCTCGGCGCTCGCGGTCTCGCTGGTCAAGGACCGTCGCGACCTCGCGGCCTTCGACCGCGTCTTCGACCGGTTCTTCGGACTGCGGCCGGTCGTGGAGGAGGACGACGCCGAGCACTCGCACGCCCACGACGACCTGAGCGACACGGGGTCCCTCGACGAGTTCACGCTCTCCGACGAGCCGGGCGACACCCCGGCACAGGGACACTCGCACGGGCGGCCGATGGACCTGCACCAGTTCTTCCGCCCGGAGGACATGGCGCAGCAGTACAACCTGCACCAGGAGGCCAACCGGCTCGACATGGCCCAGCTCACCGACGAGATCGTGCTCTCGGACGAGCAGGCGTCCGGCGCCGGCGAGGCCGCGCGGGTGCAGCTGTCGACACGGCGGCTGCACAACCCCGGCGCCCCGGGCGACCTCGCGACCCGGGCCGGGCTCGAGGTCGACGCCGAGCTCACCGTCGCGGAGGAGATGGCGCTGCTGGCCTGGCTCGCCGACGAGCTCCCGGACGCGCCCGACGACCTCGACCCCGACACCGCCGAGTCGTTGCGGGCGCTCCGCGAGCGGCTCGCGCCGCTGCTCGAGCAGCTGCCCGAGCGCCTGCGCGAGCACCTGCAGCGGCTGATGGAGCTCGAGCGGGAGGTCGAGGAGCGCGAGGTCGCGGCGGCACAGGCCGAGACGGTGGACGAGCAGGTCCGCGCCGACCTCGAGGAGAGCCTGCGCCGTCTCCTGCGCAGCCTGCACGGCGCGCCCCGCCCTCGCCGGCGGACCGCGGCGCGCGGTCAGGTCGACGGCGCCCGCACGATGCGGCACAACATGCGCTTCGACGGCGTGCCGTTCCGACCGGTGACGGTCAGCCGGGCCGAGGACCGCCCGCGCCTGCTGGTCCTGTGCGACGTGTCCCTGTCCGTCCGGATGACCGCCCGGTTCACCCTGCACCTGGTGCACTCGCTGCAGTCGGTCGCCACCCAGGTCCGCACGTTCGCCTTCGTGCGCGACCTCGTGGAGATCACGGACCTGTTCGCCGAGCACCGCATCGAGGAGGCCCTCTCGCTGGTGATGTCCGGCCTCCCCGCGGGCGGCGTGCTCGACGTCGACGCCGACTCCGACTACGGCCACGCGCTGGAGACCTTCCTGGAGCAGCACGGCTCCGCCCTCACCCGGCGCACGACGGTCATCGTGCTGGGCGACGGCCGGGGCAACCGGCACGACCCCCGGCTCGACGTCTTCGAGGAGATCACCCGCCGCGCGCGCTCGACCATCTGGCTCACCCCCGAGCCGCGCTACTCCTGGGCACTCGGGTCGTGCGACCTTCCCGCCTACGCCGAGTTCTGCGACCGGGTCCAGGTCGTGCGCAACCTCTCCGGGCTCGAACGCGTGTCGACCACCATGGCGACCTCCGGCGTGGAGGCGTGA
- the mftM gene encoding mycofactocin oligosaccharide methyltransferase MftM, whose product MTTDAAPIDPLAPARSGIYRDGVVEVRSAGRFRARLDHRSIRTGHFDVHPEGSTIRVEHSLDRDEVDDDLAGLLATELFGPGWLRGADLFERIFTGIVLTSTDSSDPLAGWELFYRNTLRRLADPSHATAPGRAHGSLAGYAPVHAHAETLLAPGSVLELGCCFGFFSLRLAAAGREILATDVNPGTVGLLAAVAPRLGVDVRTLVADAAHVPLGPRSADTVVALHLLEHLAPDHGDRVVVEALRLARHRLVVAVPLEEEADETWGHVRTVSLADLERCGVLTGRPFDVHEHHGGWLVVDVGA is encoded by the coding sequence ATGACGACCGACGCGGCACCGATCGACCCACTCGCGCCGGCGCGCAGCGGGATCTACCGCGACGGCGTCGTCGAGGTCCGCTCGGCGGGTCGGTTCCGCGCGCGCCTCGACCACCGCTCGATCCGCACCGGCCACTTCGACGTGCACCCCGAGGGGAGCACGATCCGCGTCGAGCACTCCCTGGACCGCGACGAGGTCGACGACGACCTGGCCGGCCTGCTGGCGACCGAGCTGTTCGGCCCCGGCTGGCTGCGCGGCGCCGACCTCTTCGAGCGGATCTTCACCGGCATCGTGCTGACCAGCACCGACTCCTCCGACCCGCTGGCCGGCTGGGAGCTGTTCTACCGCAACACCCTGCGGCGCCTCGCCGACCCGTCGCACGCGACGGCACCCGGCCGCGCGCACGGGAGCCTGGCCGGCTACGCCCCCGTGCACGCCCACGCCGAGACGCTGCTCGCCCCGGGCAGCGTGCTCGAGCTCGGCTGTTGCTTCGGCTTCTTCTCGCTGCGTCTCGCCGCAGCCGGTCGGGAGATCCTCGCCACCGACGTCAACCCCGGAACGGTCGGGCTGCTCGCGGCGGTCGCGCCGCGGCTCGGCGTCGACGTGCGCACGCTGGTGGCCGACGCCGCCCACGTGCCGCTCGGCCCGCGCAGCGCCGACACCGTCGTCGCCCTCCACCTGCTCGAGCACCTCGCCCCCGACCACGGCGACCGGGTGGTCGTCGAGGCCCTGCGGCTGGCCCGCCACCGGCTCGTGGTCGCGGTGCCGCTGGAGGAGGAGGCCGACGAGACGTGGGGCCACGTCCGCACGGTCAGCCTCGCCGACCTCGAGAGGTGCGGCGTGCTCACGGGACGGCCGTTCGACGTCCACGAGCACCACGGCGGGTGGCTGGTCGTCGACGTGGGCGCCTGA
- a CDS encoding AAA family ATPase yields the protein MSAPDPSTPPFADVGEVLSRFREHGYLADERLATTVFLQTRLDKPVLLEGPAGVGKTQLATSLAEVTGRRLLRLQCYEGQDESKALYEWDYGKQLLYTQILREKIGQLVADAADLGEAVDRIAAQESVFFSDRFLAPRPLLEAITSEDPVVLLVDEVDRADEALEAVLLELLSEFQVSVPEIGTVRARHLPYVVLTSNNTRDLSAALKRRCLHLFLEYPSAERELEILRSKDTGLADALATRLVEVVRGLRELDLRKAPSISETIDWAHTLAVLGVTELSAEVLASTLNVVVKYERDLGRATAALPTLVDPNASVPDHRHVPGHGHGHGHGHGHDHPHDHDHAPDGDVDGREVRRSKDQPGRHDEAYYGAPGSSGGAREVTEGQGARSFAAQRARRRPV from the coding sequence GTGAGCGCCCCCGACCCGAGCACTCCCCCGTTCGCCGACGTCGGCGAGGTGCTGTCCCGCTTCCGCGAGCACGGCTACCTCGCCGACGAGCGGCTCGCGACGACGGTGTTCCTGCAGACCCGCCTCGACAAGCCGGTCCTGCTGGAGGGACCGGCGGGCGTGGGCAAGACCCAGCTGGCGACGAGCCTGGCCGAGGTGACCGGACGGCGGCTGCTGCGGCTGCAGTGCTACGAGGGCCAGGACGAGTCCAAGGCGCTCTACGAGTGGGACTACGGCAAGCAGCTGCTCTACACCCAGATCCTGCGCGAGAAGATCGGCCAGCTCGTCGCGGACGCCGCCGACCTCGGCGAGGCCGTCGACCGGATCGCCGCGCAGGAGAGCGTGTTCTTCTCCGACCGGTTCCTGGCGCCGCGTCCGCTGCTCGAGGCGATCACCTCGGAGGACCCCGTCGTCCTCCTCGTGGACGAGGTCGACCGCGCAGACGAGGCCCTCGAGGCGGTGCTGCTCGAGCTGCTGAGCGAGTTCCAGGTCTCGGTGCCGGAGATCGGGACGGTCCGCGCCCGCCACCTGCCCTACGTGGTGCTCACCTCCAACAACACGCGCGACCTGTCCGCCGCCCTCAAGCGACGCTGCCTCCACCTGTTCCTCGAGTACCCCTCGGCCGAGCGCGAGCTGGAGATCCTGCGGTCGAAGGACACCGGCCTGGCCGACGCCCTCGCCACCCGGCTGGTCGAGGTGGTCCGCGGGCTGCGCGAGCTCGACCTGCGCAAGGCGCCCAGCATCTCGGAGACGATCGACTGGGCCCACACGCTCGCGGTGCTGGGCGTGACCGAGCTCAGCGCCGAGGTGCTGGCCTCCACGCTCAACGTCGTCGTCAAGTACGAGCGCGACCTCGGCCGGGCCACCGCGGCGCTCCCCACGCTCGTCGACCCCAACGCCAGCGTGCCCGACCACCGGCACGTGCCGGGCCACGGTCACGGGCACGGCCACGGGCACGGCCACGACCACCCGCACGACCACGACCACGCGCCGGACGGCGACGTGGACGGGCGCGAGGTGCGACGCTCCAAGGACCAGCCGGGCCGCCACGACGAGGCCTACTACGGCGCACCCGGCAGCAGCGGCGGCGCGCGCGAGGTGACCGAGGGGCAGGGCGCCCGGTCGTTCGCGGCGCAGCGCGCTCGCAGGCGGCCGGTCTAG